AGAAAATACAGAATCATGTTGAGCAAAGGAGGATCCAAGCCAGGTATGGAATTGTATGTTGACTTCAGGGGGAAGACACCGGAGATTGGTCCACTTTTAGAAAAGAAAGGTTTTAAGTAAACCGGTGGTTTATATAAAAAAGAGCCATGCCGATCATACGGCATGGCTCTTTTGCTTTTACGAGACTGGAATAAATATTACATATTATAGACTCCACCATTGATGTCGAGAGTGGCGCCAGTAATGAAACCGTCGTATTCAGACGCTAAATACAAAACCGCTCTTGCTACATCATCTGCATTGCCAGCACGCTTAATTGGAATTTCAGTGATGGTTTTATCAGCCGATTCCTTACTTGTGTGTGTGTTGTGAAATGAAGTACCAAGGATTAATCCCGGGGCCACAGCATTTACTCTTACACCTTTAGGTCCCAGCTCAGAGGCGAGCGCTCGGGTGAATGTGAGGATGGCTCCCTTGCTGGTAGAATAAACCAGCGATCCCGGGTGACCGCCTTTTCGTCCGGCTAGCGATGCCAAATTGACGATACTGCTGTTACTGTTTTTTGTTAGATAAGGAGCTGCTGCTCGTGTCACGAACATCATAGACGTCATGTTGATGTCCATGACCTTATGCCAGAAATCTGCCTCCATTTCGTCTAGCATTTTGCGAGCCACGAGTGAACCTGCATTATTGATCAATAAATCCAGGCTGCCTAAGGCTTCTACTGTTTTTTCAACCAAGGCAATGGAATCAGCCTCTTTGGTGAGGTCGCCACTGATAGCAATTGCTTTTTGTCCTTTGCTAATCGCGTATTTTGTTAGCTCATTAGCTGTGTCTGCACTTGAGAAATAGTGAATGGCCACATGGGCTCCGCTATCTATAAAATGTTTCGTAATTGATTCACCGATTCCTTGAGCTCCAGCAGTGATCAATACATT
The sequence above is drawn from the Reichenbachiella sp. genome and encodes:
- a CDS encoding glucose 1-dehydrogenase, which produces MEINKKLSGKNVLITAGAQGIGESITKHFIDSGAHVAIHYFSSADTANELTKYAISKGQKAIAISGDLTKEADSIALVEKTVEALGSLDLLINNAGSLVARKMLDEMEADFWHKVMDINMTSMMFVTRAAAPYLTKNSNSSIVNLASLAGRKGGHPGSLVYSTSKGAILTFTRALASELGPKGVRVNAVAPGLILGTSFHNTHTSKESADKTITEIPIKRAGNADDVARAVLYLASEYDGFITGATLDINGGVYNM